One genomic window of Candidatus Hydrogenedentota bacterium includes the following:
- the fliM gene encoding flagellar motor switch protein FliM, producing MADILSQDEVDLLLNAVSRGEIEVPDTGFERSEARDMMHYDFRRPERVSKEQLKGLQSLFEAFARELSIALPPFLRSVVRVDLVSIDQLTYDEFVLSIARPTSISVINMSPLEGNAVIELSPSVVFPIVDRILGGKGIPLKKPRELTEIENRIIHRVMLMILDSLKRSWEQLIEFKLSVIQQESDPLMVQIVAGSEMVILVAYEIHIGECVGTMNMCIPLLVLNPVLDQISQQTRFIRRMSPEMAERTRTQIFRVMRKAEVTLDAILGRTTLPLHELARLRVGDVIQLDTDVKTPIMIEIGGIPRFKAFCGRRGELSSVQLIDTVVDD from the coding sequence ATGGCTGACATCCTGAGCCAAGACGAAGTCGATTTACTCCTTAACGCGGTATCTCGCGGCGAAATAGAAGTCCCGGACACCGGTTTCGAGCGTTCGGAAGCCCGGGACATGATGCACTATGATTTCCGGCGCCCAGAACGTGTCTCCAAAGAGCAACTTAAGGGATTGCAGAGCCTCTTCGAGGCGTTTGCCCGAGAGTTGAGTATTGCCCTGCCCCCATTCTTGCGCTCGGTGGTGCGCGTGGACCTCGTCTCAATCGACCAATTGACGTACGACGAGTTTGTTCTGTCAATCGCGCGGCCGACTTCCATTTCGGTGATCAATATGTCGCCGTTGGAGGGCAACGCAGTCATTGAGTTGAGCCCGAGCGTGGTATTTCCCATCGTGGACCGCATTCTTGGTGGTAAAGGGATTCCGCTGAAGAAGCCGCGCGAGTTGACGGAGATAGAAAACCGGATCATTCACCGTGTCATGTTGATGATCCTGGATAGCTTAAAGCGGTCTTGGGAGCAGCTTATCGAGTTCAAGCTGAGCGTGATTCAGCAGGAAAGCGATCCGCTGATGGTGCAGATCGTTGCGGGAAGTGAAATGGTCATTCTCGTGGCGTACGAGATTCATATCGGCGAGTGTGTTGGCACCATGAATATGTGCATACCGTTGCTGGTTTTGAATCCGGTGCTTGACCAGATATCGCAGCAGACGCGGTTTATCCGGCGCATGTCGCCGGAAATGGCGGAACGCACGCGCACTCAGATATTCCGTGTCATGCGAAAGGCGGAAGTTACGCTCGACGCGATTCTGGGGCGGACGACGCTTCCGCTTCATGAGCTTGCCCGGTTGCGCGTGGGGGATGTGATTCAACTGGATACGGACGTGAAGACCCCGATCATGATTGAGATTGGCGGCATACCGCGCTTCAAGGCATTCTGTGGCCGTCGTGGCGAATTGAGTTCCGTGCAGCTAATCGACACCGTGGTGGATGACTGA
- the fliN gene encoding flagellar motor switch protein FliN, with product MEPEALGKLLNDLQPGAENEPLPETRRPRTGGSAAGGDAVPKNIDMVLDIQLVATARLGKVEMPIGDILTLGPGSIIEVGHLVDEPVELLVNNKLIARGDVVVVDEKFGLRITEIVSPKERIESLR from the coding sequence ATGGAACCGGAAGCCCTTGGCAAATTGCTGAACGATCTGCAGCCCGGCGCCGAAAACGAACCATTACCGGAAACGCGCAGACCTCGGACAGGAGGATCAGCAGCGGGCGGCGACGCGGTGCCGAAGAATATCGACATGGTGCTCGATATCCAATTGGTGGCTACAGCACGGTTGGGAAAGGTGGAAATGCCCATCGGGGATATTTTGACCCTTGGGCCCGGCTCAATAATCGAGGTGGGTCATCTCGTGGATGAGCCCGTCGAATTGCTGGTGAATAACAAGCTGATTGCGCGTGGCGACGTAGTTGTCGTGGATGAGAAGTTCGGCCTTCGCATCACGGAGATCGTCAGCCCTAAAGAGCGCATCGAAAGCTTGCGCTAA
- a CDS encoding FliA/WhiG family RNA polymerase sigma factor, whose amino-acid sequence MKVLDEKSLWIRWKDGGDEQAREELIVRHMKIVKYIAGRMAMHVPPSIEMNDLVGWGVLGLLDAVEKYDYKQDIKFTTYASIRVRGAILDQIRSLDWAPRSLRAMGRRIGEAREKLRHEEGREPTSDKIAEALGASVDQVEDAISQLQTAQILSLHDYLPSEDNEESRRLDVTSSATASNPDAVALEKERQARLVEAILGLPEQQQKVLNLYYYEELTLKEIGIVLEVTESRVCQIHSAAMKSLRKAVQRGE is encoded by the coding sequence GTGAAGGTTCTCGACGAAAAGAGCCTCTGGATCCGGTGGAAGGACGGGGGAGACGAACAGGCGCGCGAGGAATTGATCGTGCGCCATATGAAGATCGTGAAGTACATTGCCGGTCGAATGGCGATGCACGTTCCGCCCAGCATTGAAATGAACGATTTGGTCGGCTGGGGGGTTCTTGGCCTGTTGGACGCCGTGGAGAAGTACGACTACAAGCAGGACATCAAGTTTACGACGTACGCCTCAATTCGAGTCCGGGGAGCGATCCTGGACCAGATTCGGTCACTGGATTGGGCTCCGCGTTCCCTGCGGGCCATGGGCAGAAGGATTGGCGAGGCCCGCGAGAAGCTAAGGCACGAGGAGGGGCGCGAGCCGACCTCAGACAAGATTGCGGAGGCGCTTGGAGCGTCGGTCGACCAAGTGGAAGACGCCATATCTCAGTTGCAGACGGCGCAAATACTGTCGCTGCACGATTATCTGCCGTCGGAAGACAACGAAGAGTCCCGTCGATTGGACGTAACGAGCAGTGCCACGGCCAGCAATCCGGACGCGGTTGCGCTTGAAAAGGAGCGGCAGGCGAGGCTTGTCGAAGCGATACTAGGGTTACCGGAACAGCAGCAAAAGGTGTTAAACTTATACTATTACGAAGAGTTGACGCTGAAGGAAATCGGTATCGTCCTGGAAGTGACCGAATCGCGCGTGTGCCAAATTCATAGCGCGGCCATGAAGTCGCTTCGAAAGGCTGTTCAGCGAGGTGAATGA